A window of Castanea sativa cultivar Marrone di Chiusa Pesio chromosome 1, ASM4071231v1 contains these coding sequences:
- the LOC142622067 gene encoding beta-1,3-galactosyltransferase pvg3: protein MDFKTLSQSTTQIQIHINSRGFNFKNQIMMKIARLQGRHRFIISSFFFIMFLCVLASINEVRFDSFLKFGQCALANVTSHNSSLENNIVASNSSSSSSSDEIRILIGILTLPDQYQRRHFLRLIYGTQSPLGAKVDVKFVFCNLTKEDQKVLVALEIMRYDDIIILNCKENMNKGKTYTYFSSLPEMLNDTNSPYPPYHYVMKTDDDTYFRLNSLVESLRPLPREDLYYGYVIPCRSMDPFVHYMSGMGYMISWDIVEWIRDSDIPKNHLEGPEDKVFGDWIRDGHRAKNRYNAKWSMYNFPEPPTTCTHELWPDTIGVHLLKTQEKWIQTLKYFNVTDNLKPSKLYHIP, encoded by the coding sequence ATGGATTTCAAAACCCTCTCGCAAAGCACAACCCAAATTCAGATCCATATAAACTCTAGAGGGTTCAACTTCAAGAACCAAATAATGATGAAGATTGCAAGGCTACAAGGGCGACATCGTTTCAtaatctcttctttcttcttcatcatgtTCCTTTGTGTCTTAGCTTCCATCAATGAAGTCCGATTTGATAGCTTCTTGAAGTTTGGTCAGTGTGCTCTAGCCAACGTGACCTCACACAATTCATCATTAGAAAACAATATTGTAGcttcaaattcttcttcttcttcttcctcggaTGAAATCCGAATACTCATCGGCATTCTAACACTTCCTGATCAATACCAACGCCGCCACTTCCTCCGCCTCATCTATGGAACACAGTCTCCATTGGGTGCCAAAGTTGACGTGAAGTTTGTCTTTTGCAACCTAACAAAGGAAGACCAAAAGGTACTTGTTGCACTAGAGATAATGCGTTATGATGATATCATAATCCTCAACTGCAAAGAGAACATGAACAAGGGTAAGACTTATACATACTTTTCAAGCTTGCCAGAAATGCTAAATGATACAAATAGTCCTTACCCTCCATACCATTATGTCATGAAAACCGATGATGATACTTACTTTAGGTTAAATAGCTTGGTAGAGTCTTTGAGGCCATTGCCTAGAGAAGACTTGTACTACGGTTATGTTATTCCTTGTCGTAGCATGGACCCTTTTGTGCATTACATGTCTGGAATGGGTTATATGATTTCTTGGGATATAGTGGAGTGGATTAGGGATTCTGATATTCCGAAGAATCACTTGGAAGGGCCTGAAGATAAGGTTTTTGGCGATTGGATTCGAGATGGGCATCGTGCTAAGAATAGATACAATGCTAAGTGGTCTATGTACAATTTTCCCGAGCCGCCCACGACATGTACACATGAGCTTTGGCCAGACACGATTGGAGTTCATTTGTTGAAGACGCAAGAGAAGTGGATTCAGACATTGAAGTATTTCAATGTCACTGATAATTTGAAACCATCTAAATTGTATCATATACCTTAA
- the LOC142617106 gene encoding mitochondrial outer membrane protein porin 4, producing the protein MATSPASFSDIGKRAKDLLTRDYNFDHKFALSLQGSSGLGLTATGLKRDQIFVGDINTLYKSGKTTVDVKVDTYSNVSTKVILSDILPSTKAAFSFKIPDHKSGKLDVQYIHPHAAIDSSIGLNPTPLLELSAAIGSKDLSLGAEVGFDTASATFIKYNAGIGMNRPDYSASVLLTDKGQVLKASYVHLVNPVNGTTVGAEMSHRLNTNENSFAIGSSYALDQLTVVKTRFSDNGKVAMLCQHEWRPKSLVTLSAEYDSKASNAAPKLGLALSLKP; encoded by the exons ATGGCTACCAGTCCAGCATCATTTTCAGATATAGGCAAAAGAGCAAAAG ACCTCTTGACCAGGGATTACAACTTCGATCACAAGTTTGCTCTGTCATTGCAGGGCTCGTCTGGGCTG GGACTAACAGCTACAGGTTTGAAGAGGGATCAAATATTTGTTGGTGACATAAATACCTTGTACAAGAGTGGGAAGACTACAGTGGATGTGAAAGTTGATACCTATTCTAAT GTGTCAACAAAAGTGATCTTGAGTGATATCTTGCCAAGCACCAAAGCTGCCTTTAGCTTCAAGATACCAGATCATAAGTCTGGAAAG CTGGATGTGCAGTACATTCATCCTCATGCAGCAATTGATTCCAGTATTGGCCTGAACCCAACTCCTCTTTTGGAGCTTTCAGCTGCAATTGGGAGCAAGGATCTCAGTTTGGGTGCTGAAGTTGGATTTGATACCGCTTCTGCTACCTTCATCAAGTACAATGCTGGCATTGGCATGAACAGGCCAGATTACTCTGCATCAGTTTTACT GACGGACAAAGGACAGGTACTGAAGGCATCTTATGTTCATCTTGTGAATCCAGTCAATGGGACAACAGTTGGTGCTGAAATGTCTCACAGATTAAACACCAATGAAAACAGTTTTGCAATTGGAAGCTCTTATGCACTTGATCAGTTAACTGTGGTAAAAACAAGATTCTCTGACAATGGGAAAGTTGCGATGCTATGCCAGCATGAATGGAGGCCTAAGTCACTGGTTACTTTATCAGCTGAGTATGATTCAAAGGCCAGTAATGCAGCCCCGAAGTTGGGTCTTGCCCTTAGTCTCAAGCCTTGA